Proteins encoded by one window of Lycium barbarum isolate Lr01 chromosome 11, ASM1917538v2, whole genome shotgun sequence:
- the LOC132619659 gene encoding 3-hydroxyisobutyryl-CoA hydrolase 1-like: MSGLGASVHGRFRVATEKSVCAMPETAMGLIPDVGASYFYSRLPGFFGEYAGPTGARLDGAEMLACGLATHFVPSERLPFLEQALIKVNTSDPDVISAIISRFSNIPKLKAESPYHKMKIIDHCFSRRTIEEIISSLENYEALNKKDEYWISSTIQSLKKASPTSLKIALRSLREGRLQGAGSCLIQEYRIACHVIRGEFSKDFFEGCRAILIDKDRNPKWEPSRLELITDDDVDRYFSKIDDEDWQDLKLPPRSNLPPYAIAKL, encoded by the exons ATGAG CGGACTTGGTGCTTCTGTACATGGTAGATTTCGGGTAGCAACAGAGAAGTCGGTTTGTGCTATGCCTGAAACAGCTATGGGACTCATTCCTGATGTAGGTGCTTCTTACTTTTATTCAAGGCTTCCAGGATTCTTCGGGGAATATGCTGGTCCTACTGGTGCTAGGTTAGATGGTGCTGAAATGCTTGCTTGTGGTCTAGCAACTCATTTTGTACCCTCGGAGAGGTTGCCATTTTTAGAACAAGCACTAATTAAAGTCAATACGAGTGATCCAGATGTTATTTCTGCCATCATTAGTCGCTTCTCTAACATACCAAAGCTGAAAGCAGAAAGTCCTTATCACAAGATGAAGATTATTGACCATTGCTTCTCTCGGAGAACAATCGAAGAAATCATATCTTCTCTTGAAAATTATGAGGCTTTGAACAAGAAGGATGAGTACTGGATCTCTTCAACCATCCAATCGCTGAAGAAAGCATCCCCAACAAGTCTTAAGATTGCATTGAGATCACTAAGAGAGGGGAGGCTGCAAGGTGCTGGTAGTTGCCTTATTCAAGAGTATAGGATAGCTTGTCATGTGATTAGGGGAGAATTCAGCAAAGATTTTTTCGAGGGATGCAGAGCCATACTCATCGACAAGGATAGAAATCCTAAGTGGGAGCCCTCCAGATTGGAACTAATTACAGATGATGATGTTGATCGttacttctccaagatagatgaTGAAGATTGGCAAGACCTAAAGCTGCCTCCAAGATCAAACTTGCCTCCATATGCAATTGCCAAACTTTAA
- the LOC132620406 gene encoding glutamyl-tRNA(Gln) amidotransferase subunit C, chloroplastic/mitochondrial-like — MACIKPLHLLKPARVVTDSFFFNFTKNGISSFPLAIKPKHSTAQRSYSVKSSALEPPDIPRLAEKARISLTLQEVEEFAPKIRQVIDWFGQLQAVDLESIEPAIRADTEGDNLRDDIPEKFENREALISAVPSFEEPYIKVPKVLNKE, encoded by the exons ATGGCATGTATCAAACCTTTGCATTTGCTTAAACCAGCAAGAGTTGTGACTGAttctttcttcttcaatttcactAAAAATGGTATTTCCTCATTCCCACTGGCAATTAAGCCTAAGCATTCGACAGCTCAGCGAAGTTACTCTGTGAAATCGAGTGCTTTAGAGCCTCCTGATATTCCTCGTTTGGCTGAAAAAGCTCGGATTTCGCTAACCCTTCAAGAA GTTGAAGAATTCGCTCCCAAAATTCGACAAGTTATAGATTG GTTTGGACAACTTCAAGCTGTCGATCTGGAGAGTATCGAACCAGCTATAAGGGCAG ATACTGAGGGAGATAATTTGCGCGACGACATACCTGAAAAGTTTGAGAATAG GGAAGCATTGATTTCTGCTGTGCCAAGCTTTGAGGAGCCTTACATCAAAGTTCCCAAAGTGTTGAATAAGGAGTGA